A window of Nitratireductor kimnyeongensis genomic DNA:
CATCGAGGAATTCGTCAACGATGATCGCCTCTTTCAATATGCCATGAAGGCACACGGGCTCGACGACATGGCTTATGCCAAGGCCTTCATGGTCAAAGTGCTGGAAGAAGGCATCAGCGATCCCGAAAGCTTCGCGAACAAGCTCACAGATAAGCGTTATGTCGAATTCGCCCGCACCTACAATTTTGCGGCGGGCGGCGTCGACACCACCAACTACAATCCCGCGCAAAAGGGGACGGTGGACAAATACCTCACCCGCGCACTCAAGAACGGCGCATCTCCCAATGATCCGGCTCTCATCGGCAGCATCAACAATTACCTGGCGAAGATCCCCGACATCAAATCCGTGGATGATCTGCTGAACGATCAGGAAATTCTGTCATTCGCTTTGCTCGCGAACGACTTCGATCCGGACGAGGTGATCGACCTCAAATTTCTTCGTTCGGTCCTGGAAGGCGGCATCGACGATCCCGATAGCCCCGCGAACCAGACCGACGACAAACGTTACAAGGCACTTGCGGAAGCCTTCAATTTCGCGCGCTACGGCGAGGATGCAACGACCTACAACATCGCCAACAACCTGGCGGTTGAGCGTTATGTACGCCAGACACTTGAAGAGGATGCGGGCCAGGAGAACGAGGGGGTACGGCTCGCGCTCTACTTCCAACGCAAGGCTCCCGAATTTCAGTCCTACTACGAGCTGCTGGCCGACAAGGCGATCGCCGAGGTGGTGCGCACAGCGCTTGGTTTCCCCGCCGCACTTGCCCAGGCCGACATCGACAAGCAGGTCGAGATGATCAAGGAACGCATCGACATCGAGGACTTTCGCGATCCCGAAAAACTGGAGGACTTTCTAAAGCGCTTCACCACGATGTGGGAACTCGAGAACCCTACCAGCTCTCAGCAGACCTCCATCGCCGCGCTGTTCAGCCAGCCCGCCGAATTCGGGATCTCCACAGATATGCTTTTCACCATCGCGCAGTTGAAGAGGTAAGAGACCCTATGCAGACCGGACTCTATGTGGCCCTGTCCTCCCAGGTGGCGCTCGAGAAGCGCCTTGGAACACTGGCCGACAACGTCGCGAATGCCGGCACTGTCGGTTTTCGTGCCACATCGGTGAATTTCCGCGACATGGTCAACGGCGACGGTCCGGATTCGGTCTCGTTTGCTGCCCCCGGCACACCCAACATTGCCACCCACGCCGGCGGATTGCGTGAGACCAAAAACCCGTTCGATTTCGCCGTACAGGGCGACGCCTGGTTCGCACTCGATACGCCGGCCGGCACCGTCGTCACCAAGGACGGCCGCTTCACCATGCGCGACACCGGTGAGTTGGTCAGCCTCGACGGGCACCCAGTCTTGGATGCCGGCGGAGCCCCGTTGCTGCTCGATCCCCTCGGCGGCCCGCCCGAGGCAAGCGCAGACGGCACGCTTCGACAAAACGGCCAACTGGTCGGTGCTATCGGTCTCTACGCATTCGCTCCGTCTCAGGATTACGCACGCTTCGGCAATTCGGGCTTCGTCGCCAATGATGCCCAACCTGTCATCGATCAGCCGGATGTCGGCGTCGCCCAGGGTTTCGTGGAAGAAGCCAATGTCAATCCGGTTCTTGAAATGATGAACCTTATCGAAGTGCAGCGCACCTTCGAGCATGTTTCGGCGTTGATGAGCGATAGCGATACCGCGCTCAAGGATGCCATAAAGCTTCTGGGCGCATGAGTGAAACTGTGACAGAGCCTGCAATCTCTGCTGTTCCCCCTAGAGAAACCGTGCTGACCGCGCTTGAAGAGGCTTACCGACGAATAGCGGGCGATCAGCGGTTCCTCGTCCGGCATGGCGGTCGTGTCAGCGAGGTTTCACCGACCCATTACAGCGTGCGCGGCCTTTCGGACACGGCCAAGCTTGGTGATGTGGTTTCGAGGCAGGATCGTAGGGGTGGCATTGCCGGTGCCGGGGAGGTTGTACGCATCGCGCAGGATAGCGTGCTCGTTGCTCCCTTCGAGGCAGCAGGCGCGGTGGGGCTCGGGGAAGCCGTTTTCAATCGCGGTCAACTCGGTCTTGCGCCGTCCCCATCATGGCGCGGTCGTGTCATCGATGCGCTTGGTCGACCCGCGGATGGAAAGCCTGCTCCCACCGGGGCACCTTCCACCACCAGTGCCGCCCCCGTCACGCCACCGGCCATGCAACGACACCGGGTCTCTGAAGCATTTCGTACAGGTGTTCGTGTCATCGACATCTTCACCCCCCTTTGCCATGGACAGAGGCTCGGCGTCTTTGCCGGTTCCGGCGTCGGCAAATCGACGCTCCTGTCCATGCTCGCCAACGCGGATGCGTTTGACACGGTGGTCATAGCACTGGTGGGTGAGCGCGGCCGCGAGGTCCGAGAGTTCCTCGAGGACACAATCGGGCCCCAAGGCATGACCAAATCGGTGGCTGTGGTCGCCACCAGCGACGAAAGCGCCATGATGCGCCGTCGCGCACCAGATACCGCCATGAGCGTCGCTGAATATTTCCGTGACCGCGGTGACAAGGTTCTTCTCATCGTGGATTCTATCACGCGCTTTGCCCATGCATTGCGCGAAGTGGCAATTGGCGCCGGAGAACCTCCCGTGGCACGCGGTTATCCTGCCTCGGTGTTCACTGAACTACCGCGCCTGCTCGAACGCGCCGGCCCCGGGGAAACCGGCCGCGGCTCCATCACAGCAATCCTGTCTGTGCTTGTGGACGGAGACGATCACAACGACCCGGTTGCCGATGCCGTGCGCGGTATTCTCGACGGCCATGTGGTACTCGACCGCGCCATTGCCGAACAGGGACGCTTTCCGCCGGTCAATCCCTTGGCCTCCATCTCACGCCTTGCCGAACGTGCGTGGAAACCCGACGAAAAGCGGTTGGTAACACGGTTGCGCGCGATGATCGCCCGCTTCGAGGACACCCGCGACATTCGTCTCCTCGGCGCCTATCAACCCGGAAACGATGCCGATCTCGATCAGGCCGTGCGCCAGATACCGCTCATCTACGATGCCCTCACACAATCGCCGAACGATCCGCGTTCAACTGATCCTTTCGCGGATCTGGCGATGAAATTGAAAGCCGGAGAACCGGTACAATGACGTTGAAACTGGCCAGTCTCGAACTTCCGGATGGGAGGCGGACCGAACCGAACCCGACCGCTGCGCCTGCAGTCGAGGCACCCCCGTCTTCCCGAAAATCCGCATTTCTTCCCCGCCGTCTTCAAAAGGCCGCGCCGCTCCACAAGCCAAGCAGCAGCCGCAGCGACTGGATGATCATGGTCGGGGGTATCGGGCTCGCCGCAGTTTGCGCTATGTTTCCCTGGTACATTTTTTTCAATCAGGAACAGTTCGGCGTTCGCCCCATGACCTTCGCGGGGCGCCCCTCTCCCCAGGGGCCTTCGCGCGAGGCGCTCCCCGCCTTGGTCGGTGCGCGCATTCCATCGCAGATCATTCCCTTGCCGCAGGTCGATTATACGTCCACCGGAACTGTCGACCATACGCCAACCGAAGCGTTGGAAGACCAGCCCTTTCCCGGCGATGAACCAAGCTTTCGCCTCGTGCATGTGGTGGGCGGACGCGCCATGATCGAAGACGAGGATGGATATTGGCTCGTCCAACGCGGCTCTCGTCTACCCGATGGCAGCCGCGTCTCTCAGATTGTCTGGAAAGACGGTCACTGGGAAATGGTCACGTCGCGTGAGCTGGTGGTCAAAGTTTCTGCAGAAGACGGGACGTAAGGCCCACACAAGACTGGCTGCCTAAAGTGCCATCAGGATGTTTGCATAGACCGAGAGACTTGCCTGATGCAGCCCGTCAACCTGTTTGATCTTGCCACCCAGCAGGCGAAGTGGCTTTCCGTTCGCCAGACGACGGTGGCCAGCAATGTCGCCAACATCAACACGCCCGGCTACAAGGCCCTTGAGGTGGAACCTTTCGAGAATGTCTTGAATGGTTCGCGCGTGGCCTTGACCAGCACCAATCCAAACCATCTGCAATTCGGGGCGACCAACGCCTCCTTTTCGGTGGACAGCACCGACGATCCGTCCGTTCTGCCGTCTGAAAACACGGTGAAGATGGAGGATGAACTGTCCAATGCAGGTGAGGTTCGCCGCTCCTTCGAGCTGAACACGGCCATCGTCAAGGCCTTCCACCGCATGTTGATGAACACGTCGAGAGGATAAGCCGTGGACCCCCTTTCCGCTTCTCTGAAAGTCGCCGCATCCGGTTTGCAGGCTCAGTCCGAGCGCATGCAGGTGGTTTCCGAAAATCTGGCGAACGCCAAATCCACAAGCGACATTCCTGGCGGAGATCCCTACCGCCGCAAGACCATCAGCTTCGTTGCCGAACTGGACCGCAATATCGGCGGCAGCGTTGTCGAGGTCGGGTCGATCGCCCGTGATCCCACCGAATTCACGCTCGAGTTCAATCCCGGCCACGAGGCAGCGGACGAGCGCGGCTACGTAAAGGTGCCGAATGTCAACGTCTTGATAGAGATGGCCGACATGCGCGAGGCCAACCGCGGCTACGAAGCGAACCTGCAAGTCATCAAACAGGCGCGCGAACTCATTTCCATGACCATTGATCTGATGCGGAGCCAGTCATGATTCCTCCCGTGGGCAGCATTGCCCCTTCGACATTGACGCAAGCCACCGGTCTCCAGCCGGCTCGTCAAGCCCCCACCTCCGAAACCGGAGAGGCTTTCAGCGCGATGCTGGGGCAAGCGGCGGCGGATACGGTGGCGAAATTGAACCATGCTGAAGGCGTCTCCATCCAGGCGCTGCAAGGCGAAGCAGAAACCCGGGAAGTGGTGGATGCGGTCATGAGTGCCGAACAGGCGCTACAGGCGGCGATTGCCGTTCGTGACAAGCTTGTCACCGCCTATCTCGACATCAGCCGAATGGCCATCTGAGGAGCCTGATTGATGAAAGCCCTGTCGATTGCCGCGACCGGTATGAGCGCCCAACAGCTCAATCTCGAAGTGATTGCCAACAACATCGCCAATATCAACACGACCGGGTTCAAGCGCGCCCGGGCCGAGTTTTCTGATCTGCTCTATCAGACAGAGCGCATGCAGGGCGTGCCCAGCCGCGCCAACCAGGCCATCATTCCCGAAGGCGCAAATGTCGGTTTGGGCGTCAAGGCTGCAGCAGTACGCAACCTGCATATCCAGGGTCCGATGAACAACACCGGCAACAAGCTGGATGTCGCGCTGGTCGGTAAAGGCTGGTTCGAGATTGAAGGCACTGACGGGGAGCCACTCTACACCCGTGCGGGCTCGTTCAACACCAATGCCACCGGTCAGCTCGTCACCACGCAGGGCTACAATGTAAATCCGGCGATCATTATCCCCGAGGACGCGGTAGAGGTGGTGATCAACAAGACAGGACAGGTTTTTGCGAGAATTGACGGCCAGGCAGAGCTCCAGGATCTGGGGCAACTGACCCTTGCAAACTTTGCCAATGAAGCAGGCCTCGACCCGATTGGTGACAATCTCTTCCGCGAGACCCCTGCTTCTGGTGCCGCCATCCAGGGCGTTCCGGGAGATCCCGGCTTTGCCGTCATCGAACAGGGCTATCTCGAAGGTTCCAACGTCGACCCGGTGAAGGAAATCACCGAGCTCATATCCGCTCAACGCGCTTATGAGATGAATTCAAAAGTCATCCGCGCGGCTGACGAAATGGCCGCAACCGTTACCCAGTCGATCCGGTAGGTTCGCATGAACAGACACTCCGTCGTCTCCGCTCTTATCCTGGCCCTGGCCAGCTTCTTTGCATTCGGTTTTCCGGCTGCAGCGCAGGAGCAGGCGGTGGTGTCCACGCGTGTCATCTACCCCGGCGAAACCATCTCCATCGACGCGCTCGACGAAGTATTCCTGCGCCGCCCCCCGCGCGGCAACACGGCGATCGCTCGCATGCTGGAAGACATCGACGGGAAAGTCGCGCGGCGCACGCTCCTCCCGGGGCGCCTCATCCCCATCAGCTATCTGCGTGATGCCTATCTGGTGGAAACAGGCACCCCCGTCACTGTGACCTTCAGCGAAGGCCCCCTCGTCATTTCGCTGCGTGCCGTTCCGCTCCAGGCAGGTGCTGCCGGCGACATGATCCGGTTGCGCAACATCGAGAGCGGTCGCACGTTCACGGGCGTGGTGCTTGCGGACGGAAGCGTCCAGGTCGGAGCCATATGATGCGCCGTCTGTTCCTCTCCATCCTTTTGGCGATGGCGTTCAGCCTGCCGGCCGGCGCCGCATCGCGCATTAAGGATATCGCGATGCTGCAGGCGGCACGCGACAATCAGCTTGTCGGCTATGGTCTGGTCATCGGTCTTCAGGGAAGCGGCGACAGCCTGCGCAACTCGCCATTCACCGAACAGTCCATGCGTGCAATGCTCGAGAATCTTGGCATCGCCTCGGAAGGTGGACGCGCACGTGCGAAGAATGTGGCTGCCGTTATCGTGACCGCAAACCTTCCGCCCTTCGTGCAGTCGGGCGCACGGATTGATGTCAGCGTCTCCTCGCTTGGCGATGCGACGTCGCTTGCCGGCGGTACGCTGGTGATGACACCCCTTCGCGCCGCCGATGGCGAGATTTACGCGGTGGCACAGGGGTCCGTGATCGTTTCCGGTTTCAGTGCCCAGGGGCAGGCAGAAACACTCACGCAGGGCGTACCCACCTCCGGACGTGT
This region includes:
- a CDS encoding DUF1217 domain-containing protein, which encodes MINTFTSYNLINRDLSRSLERVQSQPMVQRETEYYQENIGRVTSIEEFVNDDRLFQYAMKAHGLDDMAYAKAFMVKVLEEGISDPESFANKLTDKRYVEFARTYNFAAGGVDTTNYNPAQKGTVDKYLTRALKNGASPNDPALIGSINNYLAKIPDIKSVDDLLNDQEILSFALLANDFDPDEVIDLKFLRSVLEGGIDDPDSPANQTDDKRYKALAEAFNFARYGEDATTYNIANNLAVERYVRQTLEEDAGQENEGVRLALYFQRKAPEFQSYYELLADKAIAEVVRTALGFPAALAQADIDKQVEMIKERIDIEDFRDPEKLEDFLKRFTTMWELENPTSSQQTSIAALFSQPAEFGISTDMLFTIAQLKR
- the flgF gene encoding flagellar basal-body rod protein FlgF; this translates as MQTGLYVALSSQVALEKRLGTLADNVANAGTVGFRATSVNFRDMVNGDGPDSVSFAAPGTPNIATHAGGLRETKNPFDFAVQGDAWFALDTPAGTVVTKDGRFTMRDTGELVSLDGHPVLDAGGAPLLLDPLGGPPEASADGTLRQNGQLVGAIGLYAFAPSQDYARFGNSGFVANDAQPVIDQPDVGVAQGFVEEANVNPVLEMMNLIEVQRTFEHVSALMSDSDTALKDAIKLLGA
- the fliI gene encoding flagellar protein export ATPase FliI, whose amino-acid sequence is MSETVTEPAISAVPPRETVLTALEEAYRRIAGDQRFLVRHGGRVSEVSPTHYSVRGLSDTAKLGDVVSRQDRRGGIAGAGEVVRIAQDSVLVAPFEAAGAVGLGEAVFNRGQLGLAPSPSWRGRVIDALGRPADGKPAPTGAPSTTSAAPVTPPAMQRHRVSEAFRTGVRVIDIFTPLCHGQRLGVFAGSGVGKSTLLSMLANADAFDTVVIALVGERGREVREFLEDTIGPQGMTKSVAVVATSDESAMMRRRAPDTAMSVAEYFRDRGDKVLLIVDSITRFAHALREVAIGAGEPPVARGYPASVFTELPRLLERAGPGETGRGSITAILSVLVDGDDHNDPVADAVRGILDGHVVLDRAIAEQGRFPPVNPLASISRLAERAWKPDEKRLVTRLRAMIARFEDTRDIRLLGAYQPGNDADLDQAVRQIPLIYDALTQSPNDPRSTDPFADLAMKLKAGEPVQ
- the flgB gene encoding flagellar basal body rod protein FlgB, giving the protein MQPVNLFDLATQQAKWLSVRQTTVASNVANINTPGYKALEVEPFENVLNGSRVALTSTNPNHLQFGATNASFSVDSTDDPSVLPSENTVKMEDELSNAGEVRRSFELNTAIVKAFHRMLMNTSRG
- the flgC gene encoding flagellar basal body rod protein FlgC, whose product is MDPLSASLKVAASGLQAQSERMQVVSENLANAKSTSDIPGGDPYRRKTISFVAELDRNIGGSVVEVGSIARDPTEFTLEFNPGHEAADERGYVKVPNVNVLIEMADMREANRGYEANLQVIKQARELISMTIDLMRSQS
- a CDS encoding flagellar hook-basal body complex protein FliE encodes the protein MIPPVGSIAPSTLTQATGLQPARQAPTSETGEAFSAMLGQAAADTVAKLNHAEGVSIQALQGEAETREVVDAVMSAEQALQAAIAVRDKLVTAYLDISRMAI
- the flgG gene encoding flagellar basal-body rod protein FlgG, with amino-acid sequence MKALSIAATGMSAQQLNLEVIANNIANINTTGFKRARAEFSDLLYQTERMQGVPSRANQAIIPEGANVGLGVKAAAVRNLHIQGPMNNTGNKLDVALVGKGWFEIEGTDGEPLYTRAGSFNTNATGQLVTTQGYNVNPAIIIPEDAVEVVINKTGQVFARIDGQAELQDLGQLTLANFANEAGLDPIGDNLFRETPASGAAIQGVPGDPGFAVIEQGYLEGSNVDPVKEITELISAQRAYEMNSKVIRAADEMAATVTQSIR
- the flgA gene encoding flagellar basal body P-ring formation chaperone FlgA, which gives rise to MNRHSVVSALILALASFFAFGFPAAAQEQAVVSTRVIYPGETISIDALDEVFLRRPPRGNTAIARMLEDIDGKVARRTLLPGRLIPISYLRDAYLVETGTPVTVTFSEGPLVISLRAVPLQAGAAGDMIRLRNIESGRTFTGVVLADGSVQVGAI